In Manis pentadactyla isolate mManPen7 chromosome 3, mManPen7.hap1, whole genome shotgun sequence, a single window of DNA contains:
- the LOC118922043 gene encoding WAS/WASL-interacting protein family member 1-like isoform X2 — MFVFLHFSDVSVLPQNVPQNYAEDEQRAHSWARSRRSAPALALRDSWAPEAGPACARRLRQALAHAAHPARSGRRDSTCSGGRPLAAEVPHSRPGTDSRPSPASPPAEVTARELPPPRPPRLPLRAAASPPRALRQPPPLPSRLLPVLHLSSRTCPALLRSRLPPSPPARLRPGRKGPASAAGASRLRHRRASQTRWTPPRKDGSASCGARYAGSMVADLHDTLVCGEIFLYPATQKNPKGKLWLLYECSPVAYHRAGRRHSDHGLWSCVLDTSPEALH, encoded by the exons ATGTTTGTCTTCCTACATTTCAGTGATGTTTCAGTACTTCCTCAAAATGTGCCTCAGAACTACGCGGAGGACGAACAAAGGGCACATTCCTGGGCCCGCTCCAGACGCTCGGCACCAGCATTGGCGCTCAGGGATTCTTGGGCACCCGAAGCAGGGCCGGCCTGCGCTCGCCGCCTCAGGCAGGCGCTCGCTCACGCTGCTCACCCGGCTCGGAGCGGCCGCAGGGACAGTACCTGCTCAGGCGGCCGGCCGCTGGCAGCTGAGGTTCCGCACTCACGGCCCGGGACCGACAGCCGCCCGAGCCCCGCGTCCCCGCCGGCGGAAGTAACGGCGCGGGAGCTCCCGCCCCCACGCCCGCCTAGGCTCCCTCTCCGCGCTGCCGCCTCTCCCCCTCGCGCGCTCCGTCAGCCACCCCCTCTCCCTTCCCGTCTCCTTCCTGTCCTGCACCTGAGCTCACGCACCTGCCCCGCCCTGCTCCGCTCccgcctccctccttcccctcccgcCCGGCTCCGCCCCGGCCGGAAGGGTCCGGCCTCGGCCGCGGGAGCCTCGCGGCTGCGTCACCGCCGCGCCTCCCAGACAAGATGGACACCGCCGAGGAAG GATGGCAGTGCTTCCTGTGGGGCCAGGTATGCGGGCTCCATGGTGGCTGATCTGCATGACACACTGGTCTGCGGAGAGATCTTCCTGTACCCAGCCACCCAGAAAAATCCTAAGGGCAAG CTGTGGCTCCTGTATGAATGCAGTCCTGTGGCCTACCATCGAGCAGGCAGAAGGCACAGCGACCATGGGCTGTGGTCATGTGTGTTGGACACGAGCCCTGAGGCCCTCCACTAG
- the LOC118922043 gene encoding WAS/WASL-interacting protein family member 1-like isoform X3: MFVFLHFSDVSVLPQNVPQNYAEDEQRAHSWARSRRSAPALALRDSWAPEAGPACARRLRQALAHAAHPARSGRRDSTCSGGRPLAAEVPHSRPGTDSRPSPASPPAEVTARELPPPRPPRLPLRAAASPPRALRQPPPLPSRLLPVLHLSSRTCPALLRSRLPPSPPARLRPGRKGPASAAGASRLRHRRASQTRWTPPRKDGSASCGARYAGSMVADLHDTLVCGEIFLYPATQKNPKGKLAEVACENQRRSTA, translated from the exons ATGTTTGTCTTCCTACATTTCAGTGATGTTTCAGTACTTCCTCAAAATGTGCCTCAGAACTACGCGGAGGACGAACAAAGGGCACATTCCTGGGCCCGCTCCAGACGCTCGGCACCAGCATTGGCGCTCAGGGATTCTTGGGCACCCGAAGCAGGGCCGGCCTGCGCTCGCCGCCTCAGGCAGGCGCTCGCTCACGCTGCTCACCCGGCTCGGAGCGGCCGCAGGGACAGTACCTGCTCAGGCGGCCGGCCGCTGGCAGCTGAGGTTCCGCACTCACGGCCCGGGACCGACAGCCGCCCGAGCCCCGCGTCCCCGCCGGCGGAAGTAACGGCGCGGGAGCTCCCGCCCCCACGCCCGCCTAGGCTCCCTCTCCGCGCTGCCGCCTCTCCCCCTCGCGCGCTCCGTCAGCCACCCCCTCTCCCTTCCCGTCTCCTTCCTGTCCTGCACCTGAGCTCACGCACCTGCCCCGCCCTGCTCCGCTCccgcctccctccttcccctcccgcCCGGCTCCGCCCCGGCCGGAAGGGTCCGGCCTCGGCCGCGGGAGCCTCGCGGCTGCGTCACCGCCGCGCCTCCCAGACAAGATGGACACCGCCGAGGAAG GATGGCAGTGCTTCCTGTGGGGCCAGGTATGCGGGCTCCATGGTGGCTGATCTGCATGACACACTGGTCTGCGGAGAGATCTTCCTGTACCCAGCCACCCAGAAAAATCCTAAGGGCAAG
- the LOC118922043 gene encoding WAS/WASL-interacting protein family member 1-like isoform X4: MFVFLHFSDVSVLPQNVPQNYAEDEQRAHSWARSRRSAPALALRDSWAPEAGPACARRLRQALAHAAHPARSGRRDSTCSGGRPLAAEVPHSRPGTDSRPSPASPPAEVTARELPPPRPPRLPLRAAASPPRALRQPPPLPSRLLPVLHLSSRTCPALLRSRLPPSPPARLRPGRKGPASAAGASRLRHRRASQTRWTPPRKDGSASCGARYAGSMVADLHDTLVCGEIFLYPATQKNPKGKGCSDSANGQLT; encoded by the exons ATGTTTGTCTTCCTACATTTCAGTGATGTTTCAGTACTTCCTCAAAATGTGCCTCAGAACTACGCGGAGGACGAACAAAGGGCACATTCCTGGGCCCGCTCCAGACGCTCGGCACCAGCATTGGCGCTCAGGGATTCTTGGGCACCCGAAGCAGGGCCGGCCTGCGCTCGCCGCCTCAGGCAGGCGCTCGCTCACGCTGCTCACCCGGCTCGGAGCGGCCGCAGGGACAGTACCTGCTCAGGCGGCCGGCCGCTGGCAGCTGAGGTTCCGCACTCACGGCCCGGGACCGACAGCCGCCCGAGCCCCGCGTCCCCGCCGGCGGAAGTAACGGCGCGGGAGCTCCCGCCCCCACGCCCGCCTAGGCTCCCTCTCCGCGCTGCCGCCTCTCCCCCTCGCGCGCTCCGTCAGCCACCCCCTCTCCCTTCCCGTCTCCTTCCTGTCCTGCACCTGAGCTCACGCACCTGCCCCGCCCTGCTCCGCTCccgcctccctccttcccctcccgcCCGGCTCCGCCCCGGCCGGAAGGGTCCGGCCTCGGCCGCGGGAGCCTCGCGGCTGCGTCACCGCCGCGCCTCCCAGACAAGATGGACACCGCCGAGGAAG GATGGCAGTGCTTCCTGTGGGGCCAGGTATGCGGGCTCCATGGTGGCTGATCTGCATGACACACTGGTCTGCGGAGAGATCTTCCTGTACCCAGCCACCCAGAAAAATCCTAAGGGCAAG